The Salinivibrio kushneri genomic interval CACGCTGAGAAAAGCGCTTCGAGAGGCTATAGAGGAAAGCGGCCAAGCGTTCTTCAGCCGTTTTCTTCGATAAAAGCAAAATCATATCCTGATCGCCTTTTATCTCATTGCTCATTAGTCGCATGATTTGCTGGCGAAGCTTAGGCACCTTCCCAGAGAGGTCATCAAGCGTCTCGTAGGGGATCTCACAAATCATTGACGTTTCTAGCGCTTGAGCAAAGCTGGGGTGTTCACTATCGTTAATAGCATCAAAGCCTACCAAATCGCCGGCAAGGTGGAAGGCAGTTATCTGCTCATCCCCTTGTTCTGTGATTGTGTAGGTCTTAACCGTACCTGAACGAATCGCATATAGCGCTCGTAGACTATCACCGGCTTTGAACAACTCTTGGCCTTTCTGAATAGGTTTTTTTCGCTCAATGATGCTATCCAGTTGATCCAACTCTTGCTCATTTAACGTATAAGGGATACACAGTTGGCTAATGCTGCAATCTTGACAATGAATTGCGCAGCCGCCTGACTGAACCCGCCGAGTGATGATCTTATTAGACACCATACACCTGCCTGAAATTGATTAACGTCAATATACATATTACACCATGATTATGTGCTAGGTCGACCTTATATCAGGAGTTTGAGCGCTGAATAGGCCGTATAAAAGCCATAAAGCGCCAACATTGTGGCACATATCAAACGCAGTAAGTGGTTGTTAAGAATGGGCTTAACCCGCTCGGCAAGGGCGCCAACAGTTAACATCGCCGGTAACGTTCCGAGGCCAAACCCCAGCATTACAAGGCCGCCACCTGAGGCACTGCCAGCGACGGCAGCCCAACTGAGCGCTGAGTAAACCAGCCCGCAGGGAAGCCAGCCCCATACAAGGCCAAAGGGATAGGCATATAACGGCGAACGCAGTGGCATTAGCTTGGATGTTAGTGGAGAGATAAATCGCCAGAGTTTGCTACCCATTCGCTCAATATAGCTAAGGCCATTCCATATTTGGGCCATATAGGCTGCCAATAGCAACATCATGATGGCCGCAAACAGTCGCAATACCGCAAGATGCTGCGTTAAATCGGACAAAGCAAGCAACGAGGCCACAGCGCCACCAATCATCGCGCCAGCAAGCGTATATGAGCTGATACGCCCCAAGTTATACAAGAGAAGGTATGGCCATTTGGCCTTTTGCGAAGGAATGCCAAGCGACATAGCCGCAGCGACCCCGCCACACATCCCCAAGCAGTGACCTGCCCCGAGCAGACCAATGATGAGGGCACCTATAAAATCAACGTTTGTCATCTTGGGTCGACGCGTCAGGAGCGGTGGGTTGGCTTGAGTGTGATCCGGCGTTTTTTTCTGGCTCTTCTTCATCGAAAAGGATCGAAGAGCCTTGCCGTTCTAGATCCTCGAATTGATCAGATTTGACCGCCCAGATAAAGACAACGGCCGCCACGCAAACTAACATGATGGCGATCGGGATCAAAATGTACAAACTAGCCATAACGCTAATCCTCTTTTTTGTTCAGTAGGCGCAGCGAGTTAGATACCACAATGATCGAGCTTGCTGACATGCCTACCACCGCCACGTATGGGGCAACATAGCCCATAACCGCCAACGGCAGAATGGTAACGTTGTAGCCTAAGGCCCAAATTAAGTTTTCGCGGATAATACGGCGCGTTTGCTGGGCAAGATGCCTGGCGGTCAGCAGTTTTTCTAAATCGTCACTCAACAACACCATATCGGCGGAAGATTTAGCAATATCAGTGCCTCCGCCCATCGCAACCGACAAGTGGGCACCGGCTAAAACCGGCGCATCATTGACGCCATCACCGACCATCAGGGTCACGGTGTCATCATCAAGGCTTTGAAGGTACGCCAGTTTTCCTTGCGGCGATACCCCTGAAATCACAGAATCTATGCCAAGGGTGCCCGCGACTTGTTCCACATTGCGTGACTGATCACCGGTTAGCATGGTGGTTTGGATGCCAGATTGTCTCAATGCGGCGATTAATCGTGCGCTGCTTGGCCGAATCGGATCGGTCAGTGAAAACGCAGCCACTACTTGCCCGTTGCAACTAAGCACGACGGGATAGGCATCATACTCAGTTTTAGGCGAGGATAGAGCAAATGCAGCCTTACCAATACGCCACTGTTGGCCATTGATCTCGCCGCTTACCCCTTGACCAATATGGTTGTCCGCTGCTTTGACTGTCAGAGACTCAGTCGCTTTTGCTTGGAACGCGTTGGCGATGGGGTGATTGGCAAACCCTTCTAAGCTGGCTGCAATGTTCAAGGCCGCTTGTTCGCTAATGTCAGCGGCAAATACGCGGACGGAATCAATTTTTACCTCACCCTCGGTCAGTGTGCCTGTTTTATCAACCACCAATCGATTCACCTTGGTTAAGGTTTCTAAGACGTGGCCTCGGCGTAACATGATGCCGAGCTGGCCAAAGGTCGATGTTGAGCAAGTAAGGGCCGTAGGGGTGGCGAGCGATAATGCGCAAGGGCAGGTCGCAACAAGCACGGATAACATGATCCAAAAGGCATCGTCAGGCTGAACAACATGCCAATAGAGCCAAGTCGACGCGGAAATGATTAAGATGGCGGCGACAAAGTAACGCGCGATATGGTCTGCCAGCACCGCTACTTTGGGCTTTGCCATTTGAGCTTCATCTTGCAAACGCACAATATGAGCCACGAGAGACTCTTTGTGATTACTCGTGACACATATATCGACATTCCCTTCCACATTCATGGTGCCGGCATAAACGGCATCACCGAGTTGCTTAGTTTGTGGCAGCGATTCCCCCGTCAGCATGGCTTCATCGACAGAGGTCGTGCCAGACAGTATTTTTCCATCGGCAGGGAAGGGCTCACCGGGCAACACACGAATGTGATCGTTTTCTTTAAGACTGTTAGCGGGCACGGCTTCACCGTTAAGACGACGCGCCATTTTGGGGACCAGTTTTAACAAGTTAGCGCTGGCCGCCGCCGCAGTACGGCGTGCGCGCATTTCCAGAAAACGCCCGAGCAATAAGAAGAAGGTGAACATCGCTACCGATTCGAAAAACACTTCTCCTTTTCCGGTAACGGTCGCATACAAGCTAGAAAAATAGGCGAATAACAAAGCAATAGAAACGGGGACATCCATGCCCAGTGTGCGTGCCTTAAGGTTGCGCCACGCATTGATATAAAAAGGTAACGCGGAATAAAGCAAGACAGGCGTCGCGAAGATTAAACTTATCCACCGGAAGTAATTGCGAAAGGTTTCGTCCATATCGCCAAACACTTCGAAGTACATCGCCACCGCTAACATCATGACCTGCATGGTGGCTAAGCCAGCAATACCTAATCGGTATAAGTACTGCTTCATGTTGCGATGATATTGTTGTTCTTGCTTGTCGGCCTCAAAAGGTGCCGCTTTATAACCTAGATGATGAATGTGTGTGAGTACCGTACTCAGGGAGGTTTCATTCTCATCCCAACGCACCTGGGCGCGGTTCGTGGTAGTGTTGACCTGAATATGTGTCACGCCCGCTGTACGTTGCAACTGCTTTTCAATCAACCACGCACAAGCGGCGCAGGAGACACCATCAAGTGACAACGTCACCTCTTTTTGGTCTGCCACATCGCGGACAAACTCTTGTTGTACATCTTGATTATCGTATAGGTTCAGTGCTTTGAGCTCTTCGGGGACCAAGTCGGCCTTATCGGCGTTCTCTGTCCGATATTGATAATAAGAACTCAAACCACTGTCTACGATCGTGGTTGCCACGGCTTGGCAGCCAGGGCAACACATAAGGCGAGGTTTATCGAAGATCACTACTTGGTAGGTGTCTCCTGTCAGTACAGGATCACCACAGTGATAACAGGATGTGGTCATGGTTACTGCTTACCGCTTAACGTCAGGGGAGTTGAGACAGGGAAATCGACACGACCGTGAACTTTCCATTGCTTATCGAATGAAGTGATTTCGATAAACCAGGGCCCAGATATTGGCTCAGCCAGATCGATATGATAAACCCCTGCTTGGTTTGGGTTTACCATCACATTCACATCTTTTCGCTCGAGTGTACGGTGCTGAATATGCACCTTAAGCGCAGGAAATGACGCGAGATCACCTTTATCTAGTGTTATCGCGATTGCTTGGTTGCTTGACGACAGTTGCGCTGAAACACCTAGCTGTGCCGCGACTTTCAGCTTGGAGAGATCAACATTGATCGCTTTGCCTTTCTTATAGTAATCCTCTGCCACGAGAGACACAGAGTTCATTGAAAAGACGGTCACAGTTAACAAACTCGCGACGACAACAGAAGCGGGAAGGGCAATCAGGAACCAAGGCCAAAACTGCTTGTACCAGGGTGTTACCATCAGAAGCTCCTCGGTTTGAGCATTTACATTTAACAAGCCCCTGCAAGCAGGGGCTGTGTATCACACCTAAGTGCTTATTCTACTTCAGGATTACTCAAACGCCATACATAGGCAGAGAGTATCTGAATTTTTTCTTCGCCAAGGTGAGCTTCCCACGCGGGCATCACGCCTTGACGACCACCACGAATGGTTTGTTCAACCGCGCGGCGAGAGCCACCATATAGCCAGATATTGTCAGTTAAATCCGGCGCACCAAAGGCAGGATTACCTTTGCCGTCCGTGCCGTGACATGCGGCACATACAACAAAGCGAGATTTACCCTTAGCAGCCATTTGCGGATCCACTTTACGGCCTGACAAGCTCAGCGCATAAGCCGCAACTTCTTTAACGCCGTCTTCACCCATGGTATCTAACCAAGCTGGCATGTTGCCTTTTCGGCCATGGAGAAGAGTGGCTTTAATGGTTTCAGGCTCGCCACCGTACAACCACGCATCGTCGGTAAGGTTCGGGAAACCAGCCTGACCGCGCGCATCCGATCCATGACAGGCCGCGCAGTTTTGGCTAAACAAACGTTGACCAACCTTTAAGGCTTCTTCATTACGTGCGATTTGAGTAATCGGGCGCAATGATTTGCCATCTTCTTGGTACGCCAGTTTGCGGAATGCTTCACCAAATACCTTGTCAGCCGCCTCGAGCTCCATCGCATATTGGTTAATGTGCTGCGCTTCTTGCGCTTTTGCCATTAACTCACGCGACTCCTCGACACTGCTTACGTCTTGGTACGAACTTTTCCACCCTAACACGCCGGCAAAGTTACCCAGCCCCGGATAGAGGATAAGGTACCCTAAGCCGAACACCAGGGTTGCCCAAAACATATACGACCACCACTTAGGTAGTGGGTTATTGAGTTCACGAATACCATCATACTCGTGACCCATGTCATCGCCTTCTGCGACGCCCATTTTATCTTTGGTTGTCCAAATGATAAGAGCAGCACAGCCAGCAATCGTGCCGAGTACGATGACTGTTACGAAGATACTCCAAAACGTACTCATTAGCGATTATCTCCTGTCTTGTGATTGGACTTATCCTGATTGTTCTCCTCATCGTCGAAAATCAGGTTAGCCGCTTCATCAAAGTGCTTTTTGCGACGTTTGCTATAAGCCCAAACAACGATCCCAATGAAGCTCACAAATAGGACAACTGTCCAGATACTATGAAAGGTGCCGATATCCATAGGCCCTCCTTATTACTTCATTGCGTGACCTAGTGACTGAAGATAAGCAATCAACGCTTCTATCTCCGTTTTACCTTCAACCGCTGCCTTAGCATTCTCGATGTCCTCATCGGTGTATGGCACACCAAATTGGTCACGGAATAACTTCAGCTTCGCGGCCGTTGTTTCCCCATCTAGCTTGTTCTCTGCTAACCAAGGGAAGCCAGGCATGTTCGATTCAGGTACTACGTCACGTGGATTAATTAAGTGAACGCGGTGCCATTCGTCAGAGTAACGATCCCCAACTCGGGCAAGGTCAGGGCCAGTACGCTTAGAGCCCCATAAGAAAGGGTGCTCCCAAACACTTTCTCCTGCGACGGCATAGTGACCGTAACGCTCGGTTTCAGCACGAAATGGACGAACCATTTGACTGTGACAAACGTTGCACCCTTCACGGATGTAGATGTCACGTCCTTCCATTTCTAGCGCTGTGTACGGACGAAGGTTATCTACCGGTTCAGTGGTTTGCTTTTGGTAAATCAATGGCGTTATCTCCACCAATGCACCAAAGCTGATTGCAACGATGATCAAAATCGCTAGCAAACCTGTGTTTTTTTCTACTATCTCGTGGCGATTTGAACTCATTTAATCGTCCTCCTTACACCGCAGGCTCAAGCGATTTCAAGCTAGCTTCAGGCGCACGAATTGTTTTATATGCGTTGTAAGCCATCAAGAACATGCCTGATAGGAAAATCGCACCGCCGATAAAGCGGACGAAGTAGAACGGGTAGGAGGCTTCCAATGACTCCACAAAGCTGTATGTCAACGTACCGTCAGTGTTGACAGCGCGCCACATCAGACCTTGCATCACACCAGAAATCCACATGGCAACGATGTAAAGTACGGTACCAATCGTGGCAAGCCAGAAGTGTACGTTCACCAAAGACACCGAGTACATACGCTCTTGACCAAACAGTTTTGGAATCAAGTGGTAGATGGAGCCGATAGAGACCATCGCAACCCAACCAAGTGCACCGGAATGAACGTGACCGATTGTCCAATCGGTGTAATGCGACAAGGCGTTAACTGTCTTGATCGACATCATTGGGCCTTCAAACGTGGACATGCCATAGAATGACAAAGACACAATAAGGAAGCGCAAGATGGGATCATAGCGGAGTTTATGCCACGCACCTGATAACGTCATAATACCGTTAATCATCCCGCCCCAAGAAGGTGCAAACAAGATTAACGACATCACCATCCCCAGTGACTGCGTCCAGT includes:
- a CDS encoding FixH family protein, with the translated sequence MVTPWYKQFWPWFLIALPASVVVASLLTVTVFSMNSVSLVAEDYYKKGKAINVDLSKLKVAAQLGVSAQLSSSNQAIAITLDKGDLASFPALKVHIQHRTLERKDVNVMVNPNQAGVYHIDLAEPISGPWFIEITSFDKQWKVHGRVDFPVSTPLTLSGKQ
- the ccoS gene encoding cbb3-type cytochrome oxidase assembly protein CcoS; this translates as MASLYILIPIAIMLVCVAAVVFIWAVKSDQFEDLERQGSSILFDEEEPEKNAGSHSSQPTAPDASTQDDKR
- a CDS encoding cbb3-type cytochrome oxidase subunit 3, with protein sequence MDIGTFHSIWTVVLFVSFIGIVVWAYSKRRKKHFDEAANLIFDDEENNQDKSNHKTGDNR
- a CDS encoding heavy metal translocating P-type ATPase, with the translated sequence MTTSCYHCGDPVLTGDTYQVVIFDKPRLMCCPGCQAVATTIVDSGLSSYYQYRTENADKADLVPEELKALNLYDNQDVQQEFVRDVADQKEVTLSLDGVSCAACAWLIEKQLQRTAGVTHIQVNTTTNRAQVRWDENETSLSTVLTHIHHLGYKAAPFEADKQEQQYHRNMKQYLYRLGIAGLATMQVMMLAVAMYFEVFGDMDETFRNYFRWISLIFATPVLLYSALPFYINAWRNLKARTLGMDVPVSIALLFAYFSSLYATVTGKGEVFFESVAMFTFFLLLGRFLEMRARRTAAAASANLLKLVPKMARRLNGEAVPANSLKENDHIRVLPGEPFPADGKILSGTTSVDEAMLTGESLPQTKQLGDAVYAGTMNVEGNVDICVTSNHKESLVAHIVRLQDEAQMAKPKVAVLADHIARYFVAAILIISASTWLYWHVVQPDDAFWIMLSVLVATCPCALSLATPTALTCSTSTFGQLGIMLRRGHVLETLTKVNRLVVDKTGTLTEGEVKIDSVRVFAADISEQAALNIAASLEGFANHPIANAFQAKATESLTVKAADNHIGQGVSGEINGQQWRIGKAAFALSSPKTEYDAYPVVLSCNGQVVAAFSLTDPIRPSSARLIAALRQSGIQTTMLTGDQSRNVEQVAGTLGIDSVISGVSPQGKLAYLQSLDDDTVTLMVGDGVNDAPVLAGAHLSVAMGGGTDIAKSSADMVLLSDDLEKLLTARHLAQQTRRIIRENLIWALGYNVTILPLAVMGYVAPYVAVVGMSASSIIVVSNSLRLLNKKED
- a CDS encoding FNR family transcription factor, translating into MVSNKIITRRVQSGGCAIHCQDCSISQLCIPYTLNEQELDQLDSIIERKKPIQKGQELFKAGDSLRALYAIRSGTVKTYTITEQGDEQITAFHLAGDLVGFDAINDSEHPSFAQALETSMICEIPYETLDDLSGKVPKLRQQIMRLMSNEIKGDQDMILLLSKKTAEERLAAFLYSLSKRFSQRGFSPREFRLTMTRGDIGNYLGLTVETISRLLGRFQKSEILAVKGKYITVLDLEELARLADEECVV
- a CDS encoding sulfite exporter TauE/SafE family protein — translated: MTNVDFIGALIIGLLGAGHCLGMCGGVAAAMSLGIPSQKAKWPYLLLYNLGRISSYTLAGAMIGGAVASLLALSDLTQHLAVLRLFAAIMMLLLAAYMAQIWNGLSYIERMGSKLWRFISPLTSKLMPLRSPLYAYPFGLVWGWLPCGLVYSALSWAAVAGSASGGGLVMLGFGLGTLPAMLTVGALAERVKPILNNHLLRLICATMLALYGFYTAYSALKLLI
- the ccoP gene encoding cytochrome-c oxidase, cbb3-type subunit III; this translates as MSTFWSIFVTVIVLGTIAGCAALIIWTTKDKMGVAEGDDMGHEYDGIRELNNPLPKWWSYMFWATLVFGLGYLILYPGLGNFAGVLGWKSSYQDVSSVEESRELMAKAQEAQHINQYAMELEAADKVFGEAFRKLAYQEDGKSLRPITQIARNEEALKVGQRLFSQNCAACHGSDARGQAGFPNLTDDAWLYGGEPETIKATLLHGRKGNMPAWLDTMGEDGVKEVAAYALSLSGRKVDPQMAAKGKSRFVVCAACHGTDGKGNPAFGAPDLTDNIWLYGGSRRAVEQTIRGGRQGVMPAWEAHLGEEKIQILSAYVWRLSNPEVE
- the ccoO gene encoding cytochrome-c oxidase, cbb3-type subunit II; protein product: MSSNRHEIVEKNTGLLAILIIVAISFGALVEITPLIYQKQTTEPVDNLRPYTALEMEGRDIYIREGCNVCHSQMVRPFRAETERYGHYAVAGESVWEHPFLWGSKRTGPDLARVGDRYSDEWHRVHLINPRDVVPESNMPGFPWLAENKLDGETTAAKLKLFRDQFGVPYTDEDIENAKAAVEGKTEIEALIAYLQSLGHAMK